The window ATCAAGGTCTATTCGTCAAGCTCTTCATCGGTCAAGACGGCACTGTCGTAGAGGTCGAGCTACAGGATCTCTTCGCGGGAATCCTGTCCAGAGACACCACCGTGAAGGTCGAGAACCCCGAACGAGCAGTCATCCCCGTGCCGACGCAAGTCGATGAGGATTCAGGCGCTCGAAGCGGCGCGGGGATCCTCGTCCCCGTGTCGGAGTGGGGAAGTCGCCCAGAACGCCGCTGGAGCCCATCTGCGGTCCTTCTGAGCGTCACCGACGCCGATGAGACGTCATACGCAAGAACCCCGCCCAGACTTTCATTTGGACGGGGTTCGAATAACGCACATGTGGCGGAGGGTGTGGGATTCTCCCCACCGCCCCCTCCACACGTCGCTTCGCGACGCGCGGAGCCTCCGGCGGCGTGGGCCCAACTCCGTTCGAACCCGCTCAGCTCGTCATAACGTTGAAAGCGAGCCCCTGCGGGGCCCGCTTTCAACGTTGCGGAGGGTGTGGGATTCGAACCCACGGGACATTGCTGCCCACCGGTTTTCAAGACCGGGTCCTTCGGCCGCTCGGACAACCCTCCCGACGCGCAGAATGCACGCGCCGAACGGGCCGAGTCTAGTCGACGCGGTGGCGGCTCAGAGGCGGCGCAGCACCTCGGCGACGCCGCCGTCGAGTACGGATGCGGTGACCTCGCCCGCCGCATCCTGCACTTCCTGCGACCCCTGCCCCATCGCGACCGCGCGTCCGCCGTGCTGCTTCGCCCACGCGAACATACCGACGTCGTTGCGTCCGTCACCCATGACGAGCACATTCTCGGGCGCCACGTCGAGCCAGTCGCGCACGAGCGCGAGCGCCGTGCCCTTGTCGACGCCCTTTGGGGCGATGTCGAGCCACGCCGTCCAACCCACGGCGTACGAGACCTGATTGAGCCCCACCCGATCGACGAGCTCGACGAAGTCGCTCTCATCATGCTCCGGAGAGACCACGACGACGCGGGTCACGGGCTGACGCGCGAGCTCCTCGAACGCCACCTTCGACGCACGGTCGAGGTTCCAGTCGTCCATGTAGTCGGTGTACTCGCGGCGTCCGTCGGGCAACTCGACGAGGTAGTGCGCGTCGGGCAGGTGCTCACGCAGCAGGTTCAGCACCTCGGCGGCATCGAACGTCTCGACGTGCGTGCGCTCGTAGACGAGTGCTGCGGGATCCGCCTCGCCCACTCGCGCCATGATCACGGCACCGTTCGAGCACACGGCGTAGTCGGGCGCGATCTGCAGCAGCTCCTGAATGCCGCGGGTCGCCTCCCAGCTGCGCCCCGTCGCGAGCATCACCTCGTGACCGGCGCGTCGCGCATCCGCCACGGCCTCGACGATGCCGGGGCTCGGCGACTCGTCCTCCAGCAACACCGTTCCGTCGATGTCGAGCACGATGAGCATGCGCGCCGCATCCGAGGTCGCGATCTCCTCCACCAGGGCGGCGGCCTCCGCCGGCGTCTCGATCTCGATCTCTCCGGTCTCCGGCAGCCGCGCCTCGCTCACGCGATCGACTCCAGAACCTCGAGGCCGCCGAGGAACGGACGCAGCACCTCCGGCACGGTGACCGAACCGTCGGCGCGCTGGTGCGTCTCGAGAAGAGCCACGATCCAGCGCGTGGTCGCGAGCGTACCGTTCAGCGTCGCGACCGGCTGCGTCTTGCCGTCTTCCGGGCGATACCGGATCGACAGACGCCGAGCCTGGTACGTCGTGCAGTTGCTCGTGCTGGTGAGCTCGCGATACGCATCCTGCGTGGGGACCCACGCCTCGATGTCGTACTTGCGGGCCGCGGACGAGCCGAGATCGCCCGCGGCGACGTCGATGACGCGGTAGGAGAGGCCGAGATCCTGCAGCATCCGCTCCTGCATCCCGACGAGACGCAGGTGCTCGGCCTCCGCCTCGGCCGGGTCGACGTAGACGAACATCTCCAGCTTGTTGAACTGGTG is drawn from Microbacterium binotii and contains these coding sequences:
- a CDS encoding HAD family hydrolase, encoding MSEARLPETGEIEIETPAEAAALVEEIATSDAARMLIVLDIDGTVLLEDESPSPGIVEAVADARRAGHEVMLATGRSWEATRGIQELLQIAPDYAVCSNGAVIMARVGEADPAALVYERTHVETFDAAEVLNLLREHLPDAHYLVELPDGRREYTDYMDDWNLDRASKVAFEELARQPVTRVVVVSPEHDESDFVELVDRVGLNQVSYAVGWTAWLDIAPKGVDKGTALALVRDWLDVAPENVLVMGDGRNDVGMFAWAKQHGGRAVAMGQGSQEVQDAAGEVTASVLDGGVAEVLRRL